The Mycobacteriales bacterium region TTCACATCGACATCGCAGAGCGATCCGCAATCGCGCAGGTGCGCCGGGGGCAACTCGACTATGTCGTTGGCAGGAGCACCGTCATGAGCAGGCGCGTCGGCTGCCAGATGAACCTGCCCGGCGTCCCGGGGATGGATCTGGCAGCCGCCTGCGTTCGACCACTCGCCAGCTCGAACCCCGCCGCAGCGGTGATCAGTCCGAGTGCGCCGGCACCTTGGCGAGCGCGCAACCGGGCCGATGCTCGCCGGAACGAGAGGACGCGCACCACTCCGGGCACACCCCGCGCGACTTCAGTGGCGTGAGGCCGCTCCACTGGTGCTTCTCCAGGAGTCGCCGCAATTCATTGTTCTCGGTCCGGAGCGTCTCGATGTCCTACCTCCGCCCTGTGGGCCGATCGACCGGTCCGAAACTGAACGCTTGGACAGCCGACCGCGCGCCGTCGCCCGGCACCGTTTCAACATGGGATCAGGCCAGCGACCCTGGCGACCGCCCAGCGGACGCTGACCACTGACCGATGCCGTGACTGTCAAATTTGCCTTTGCACGCCACTGGCGACAAGGCCCTCAGGAGGAAATTGGCTATGAACAGACGGATGAGTGCGATCAAGCGGTGCGCGGTGTCGGCGACAGGCGTCGTTGCTGCGCTGGCGATGGCCGGTCCGGTCGCCGGGGCGAGCGCGGCCACGCCCACGTGGCCGGCGGTGCCACCGCTTCCTGCCCTGCCATCCTTGGGCAGCCTCCCGGCGTTCCAGCCGGCACCCCTGTCCTTTGTCGGACCCTCGATTGGCTCCATCGGCGTGGCCATCGGCCCGACCGTCATTGGCTCGGTCTTCAACGGCGGGACGACAGTCTGCGTGTCCACGGTGGCGACCGCATGTAGCACTAACGCCTCCCCGTAAGACCGGGGCGGAGGTAGCGGGGGCCGGCGGCTTGAGCGACCGAGGCCGGCGGGCCCCCTTTGAGGCGCTGATTGGGCGCGCGGCTCACCTTCGAGCCTCCCGACTGATCGCCGCGAAGCCAGTTGCCGGTCGACTACCTGCAGGGTGCCACATTGGGCACTCATTCACATAGCGACCCCGCGAAAGATGACCCTACGCGAAGGCAAAATCCCCATCTGCCGGCCGGCGACTCGTTCGACGACTGGCCGGGGGACCTCTCCGAGCACCGCATCCGGGTAACGCGTGCTTCCTAACCCGGTCGAAACCAGGTCACTTCCGCGGCGAACGGACGATGACGTCATGGATGCACAAGTCGATTGGCGCGAAGAGTGCGCCCGGGTGTCGGAGGCATATGAGCGGTGGTGGGACGCCGTGCAGGCAGATACCGCGCTCGCGCTCCGGACCTATCTGGCCGTTCTGGACGGCGGGGAGCGTGCTTCGGACGTCTACCCCGAACTGATCAGCCGCCTCGAAAGTGCGGTTCTGAGCTGCTCGCCGAGGCCGATCGAAGATGGTGGAAGTCAGCAATGGTGAGCAATGACCACCGCACCGGCTCCTCCAGGCAGGTGGTCGCTCTTGCTGGGGCCTCTTCCGACCAGTCCGGCGCAGACCAGACCGCCGCCGCGGCGCGGGGCCTGAGCACAGCTCGAGCGGTGCTGAAGGTCCTCTCGTACATGGCGCTCCATCCCGAGGGCGTTAGTGCGCGCGACGTCGCGGCGGAGCTCGGCAAGAGTGTCTCGACGGCTTACGGTCTCCTCGCCAGCCTCGACGAGGAGGGATTCGCCTACCACCAGCGAGGCTGCGGCTACCAGCTGCGCGCCGGGGCGGAGTTCGGCGTTCAGCGGTCCATGACCTCGGACAGTAGGGTGCTCTCCCAAACCGTTAATGAGCTCTTCGCCCGGACGCGTAAGCGCTGCTACCTCGCACGAGTCGAGGCTGGAGCGATTGTCATCATTGCCGTCTCCGGCCGGCAAGGCATTCCCCGGGTCCCAGGGCTTGAGCCGCGAATCGGCGGTAACGCTCATACGGTGGCGATGGGCAAGGTGGTGCTGTCGTTGCTGCCCGAGGGCAGCCGCCGGCGCTATATCGAGCGCGGCCTTTGGCGCTATACGCCCCATACGATCGCCTCGACAGACGCGCTGATGTCTGAGCTTGAGAAGGTGCGACGCAACGGGTTCGCGGTCGATCGCGGCGAGTTCGACGCCGAATTCTGCACTATTGCCGCGCCCATACTCGACGCCCGCGGGCGGTTTCTCGCCGTGCTGGGGCTATCGACGTTGATGCGGAGGTTCGAGGCCGAGGCTCAGGATCTCCTCGATGCGGTTCGCGAGATCGCCGCGGCGGCGGGCGGCGGGAGTGAGCGAAGTGGGCCGCGGGATGACCTCCGCTCGTCCAGCATCCGACGGTCCCGAGCGGCCTGATAGCCCGAGGAGCGTTCGCGGCGACTGGGGTCCTCCTGCACGCGGACTAGACGCTGGGTCCTCCCTCTATCGAGCCGCTCGCGGGGAGGAGAATCCCTCGGCCGCGCAGCCGCCCATTCTGCAACTCCGCCATCGCATCGTTGACGGCGTCAAGTGGATAGGTCGTCGTATGCAGGCTGACCTTGCCCTGCGCAGTCAGGGTCATCAGCTCATCGAGGTCGTTGTAGGAGCCGACGAGGTTGCCGATGAACGAGATCTCGCGTGAGATGATGTCGATCGTCGGCACCTCGATGTTCTCGCCGTAGCCAACCACGAAGTAGGAGCCAGCCTGACGCAGCATTGCGACTCCGTCCTGGGTGGTGCCGCGATCTCCCACGAAGTCGATGACTGCCTCCGCGCCGTCGCCGTCCGTCAGCTCGCCCACGGTGTGAACATGGTTGCCGTCCACCGGGACGGTCCGATCGGCGCCTAGCTCGCTGGCGAGGGCGAGCGCCCGCTCAGAGGGATCGACGACGATGATCTCCGCCGGCGTCAGCGCGCGCAGGCACTGGACGCCGATGTGGCCGAGACCGCCGGCGCCAATTACCACCACGCGCGTGCCGGGGTAGAGCAGTGCCGCAGCCTTCTTGACCGCGTGGTACGCGGTGAGCCCGGCGTCCGCCAGCGCTGCGATGTCCTTGGGATGCAGCGTCGGCTGCAACTTCACGACAGCCCGGGCGGTGGTCTTCAGCAGGTCGCCAAACCCACCGTTGCTCGATATGCCGGGGAACGTGCTGTTGGCGCAGTGCACGTCGTCGCCCGCGCGGCAAGCGCGGCACAGCCCGCATGTAACGAGCGGGTGCACGATCACCGTGTCGCCCAGTTCCACGTTCGTGACCGCCGAACCGAGCTCGTAAACCCAACCCGCGTTCTCGTGTCCGAGGGTGTAGGGCAGTGTGACCCCTGCCTTCTCGGCCCACTGCCCTTCTTGGATGTGGAGGTCGGTTCGGCATAGGCCCGCGCCTCCAATCCTCACGATCACATCGTGGGGATCGGTGATGGTTGGCTCCGGCACCTCTTCCACGCGAAGCTGTTCGTGGTACTGGTGAAGCCTTGCCGCTCTCACACCGCCACCTCCTCGGGGTCTCGGATTCCGTA contains the following coding sequences:
- a CDS encoding NAD(P)-dependent alcohol dehydrogenase, giving the protein MRAARLHQYHEQLRVEEVPEPTITDPHDVIVRIGGAGLCRTDLHIQEGQWAEKAGVTLPYTLGHENAGWVYELGSAVTNVELGDTVIVHPLVTCGLCRACRAGDDVHCANSTFPGISSNGGFGDLLKTTARAVVKLQPTLHPKDIAALADAGLTAYHAVKKAAALLYPGTRVVVIGAGGLGHIGVQCLRALTPAEIIVVDPSERALALASELGADRTVPVDGNHVHTVGELTDGDGAEAVIDFVGDRGTTQDGVAMLRQAGSYFVVGYGENIEVPTIDIISREISFIGNLVGSYNDLDELMTLTAQGKVSLHTTTYPLDAVNDAMAELQNGRLRGRGILLPASGSIEGGPSV
- a CDS encoding IclR family transcriptional regulator C-terminal domain-containing protein, translating into MVSNDHRTGSSRQVVALAGASSDQSGADQTAAAARGLSTARAVLKVLSYMALHPEGVSARDVAAELGKSVSTAYGLLASLDEEGFAYHQRGCGYQLRAGAEFGVQRSMTSDSRVLSQTVNELFARTRKRCYLARVEAGAIVIIAVSGRQGIPRVPGLEPRIGGNAHTVAMGKVVLSLLPEGSRRRYIERGLWRYTPHTIASTDALMSELEKVRRNGFAVDRGEFDAEFCTIAAPILDARGRFLAVLGLSTLMRRFEAEAQDLLDAVREIAAAAGGGSERSGPRDDLRSSSIRRSRAA